The sequence below is a genomic window from Monodelphis domestica isolate mMonDom1 chromosome 2, mMonDom1.pri, whole genome shotgun sequence.
TCTAGCTAAactgaagggaaagagggaagggcgTCGCAGAATCGAAGAAACCAGGTTGTGTGACCCAGGCTCTCCGAGTCCTCGGAGCTTGAAGCAGAGCAGCAAAAGGACAGGAAGAAACGCACGTAGCCTGCcatgctgggggtggggtggggtggaagagCAGGATGCTTGGTTTCCTGACTGGGGCGGGGGGTTAGATAAACTCCAATAAAACCCCTCACAGTCTCCCTAGCTCTAGAAGAGAAAGAGGTTCAGGGTTATGCGGGAACAGAGAAGGGAAATCGAGGAGCAGCAGAAAAAGAGAGTATCTGAACTTCTTGTCTCCCCATTGCCCACCTCTCTTTAGGGAGTTCTAATCCAACCTCAATTTAGCCCTCTGAAGTATTTTCGTTCAGCCTTCTCTGACTCTCCTTAGGGACCCAGGAATTCGGCTTTCCATCCCTGATTCTCTCCTTTAGTCTAGGTCCCACCTCAACCTCAGGAGCCCGAAACCCCAACCGTTATCACTCACCCGGGGCCCTGTCTGGCCGGGCCCGTCGCCCCCCACACAGACGGACCTTGGAGAGCAGAATCAGTATTTGCTTTTGACACAAGGACTTAGTCCCCCTCGGGCACACTCGCCGTTGGGCTGACACCGGTCGGCTGGTCCCAGGGTCTCGTACCTCTCTCTTCTGCCTGATCAGGCTGCTGGCCAGCGCCGCCATCTCCAACCACCTTCCCTCCCTTTAGGGGACAGTCGAATCTCTCTAGATGCCCCCTACCTCCTCGACTCTCACAATGGAGGTATACAACCCAAATTGAACCGAGGTATCACACTAGGATACGACTTTCAATCTTCATCTAGTTCCCAGAATGCaaccccccccaccccgccccaaTTAATAAACACTCCAAACTGGCAGATAGTTCAAGGCTGAACGCTAAACCCCTCCTTTCCTCCAGACAGGCACCCTCCAATCTCCTTTCAAACAGGGTGGTACCCCCAGATTTATCTCAGATGCTAGCCTCTTCGCTCTGGGTCCTTGCTGTCAAATAGTACCCCAGTAAGTCTTCCTCCCTAAGTTTACTTCAGAAGGGTCCCTTCAACTGCCCTCTCCCCCTGGCACCCCTCAACTTGAGGAGAATCTTTGAACTCTTATCAGATTCAAGCTTGGGGATTGCCCAGCTCTTGCCGCCAATTCCCTGGGTTCCCCTTCCTCATAgcccccaatttttttctttcactgtcctggttctaaatctatgtaACTCCAAGGCCCCCTGTTTTCTGCACCTCTCCATATAATTCCAATGCCTAGACCTTGTAGAGACCCTAACTCACTGTGGGGGATGACAGACATGAATCTCACAGCTCCACCTTGTCAGCTCAAGAAATCTAGAAGGCATGAGAAAGAACAGGGCTACAGCACCTCCAAATCACACATAGCAGCAACATTTGGAACAGTGGCTGAGAAGTTAAAGAGAATTGGGGATCTCTTTGCCACCATTTAGCCCCCAGATTGTAATATACCTTCTACCTCTTCCCATCACTCTCCAAATCTATAGTCCAGAACTTCTGGGAGGTTCCATTTGCCAGGGTCCTAAGATTCTTTTCAAATCAACCACAAACTTGGCTTAAGCCTCCTCTTTTCGCCAAATCAACACTATCTCCCCAAGCCCCTAGAAGCCTTAGTTTCTGGTATCCCCCCCAAATTTATCCTTGCTAAACCTATTCTTCCCTGGCACTTCCAAATATGCCCTTCCAGCCCCAGCAACTTAGGTTGTCAAGGTTTGGTAGATATAGGGGTCCCTTCTAACTGTCTAGGTATCCCACAATATTATTGGGAGGTCTTCATGTAATCTTCCAGAATATGGAGCTATTTGACCTCCAGCCAGCTATTCCAAAGTGTTGTACCCCACTTTCTCCTTGCTGCTCCCCAAATTAACCTGACTCTTGTATTCCCCCAAAGAAGTTCTGTACTCCCCAGGGTCCCCTTTCACGTTTCTAAGCGGTTTCTTACACCCCACTTTCTTTCCTGAGACCCCCCAAACCTGTCCTGTTGATCCTGCTGCCGGCAGTGATGGATGGCTCAGGCTCTCATGTTCTCCTCCCTCACTGTCCCCCGGTTAGCAGAGGGTTCCCCGGACAGTCCACCACGGCACTCTATCCCCCCTCCCTCACGGGTTCACGGGGCGTCCCCAGTCCCCCAATGGCGGCGCTCCAGGCCTCAGCAGCAGGATTGACTGGAAAGCAAGCCCAGGCGGCAGAGCCAGTAGCGGCAGTCGTAGCGGTTAACTGCAAACTCGCGTTCTGCTCCCCCACCTCAGCCCAAGAACCCTACCCGAGGGCGGGGCAGGGGGCGGAGACAGCATCAAAGGGGGATTGTGGAAAGGGACTCCTGGCTCTGTTAGAGGACCTGGAAATGGAAGCGGCTGGGGACgtgaggagggaacaaaaaagctggggggggtgggggtgggaggcgAATCACTATTCCCGGGAAGGGGGACAAATGTCTAGATCTGCAGGAGAAAAGGGGCGGGGCTAGTTGAGAGTACGCTGTAGAAGAAATTGAAATGTGGCTTTTTAGggagtggggtgtgtgtgtgtgtgtagagcaGAGATGGGAAAGCTACCCATTGCCAGGAGATGGTAGCTGTTTCTGATATTTTCAATCCAACCAAACTGGCCAGGCCCCCATCTTCTCACCATCCACTCTCATGCTGTGTCAGCATCATACCACCACCCCTTTAGATGGCTCTCACTTAGGGTCATATATACACCCAGAGGGGTCATGAGAGGGCAAGAATAGAGTAGGAAGGGATGAAGAATTCCTTGGTCAGGGTATTGATGAGAGATGTGTGTATTTGGGACAGATAGTGGAGGAGGTGTGTTTGAGGAcagaattaaacattttttttcaggatCGGGAGCAATACAGCTTGCACTTTAGAAGGCTGGGTCTCCCAGAATGAGTTATAAGGGCTGAGGAGGTAGGAATAAAGAAGGACGTtaaaaaaagggaattttttttttaaagaatcgaATTTCTCCTCCCTCCAGCAACACTTCTTTAATGTCCCCCACCCACTACCCCGCCCCCCTTCCGCGCAATCTTCGCTTCCTCTACTGCAGCTCTGAGAGCCCCTATAGGATCCCCCCGGAGTCGGGCGAGCGCCCCAGTCAACTCTGCAGCCCACTCTCCGGGTGCCAGCTCCCGCCCTTCTAGGAAGTAATCGGGCAGTGCCCTAGCCTCGAGCCCACGGCTCAATTCGTCCAGCAGCCCAAGGCAACAGGCCCCGGCGTTCTCGGGCCGCCCCAAATAGAGGGCTGGCAGTCGCTCACAGGCCCAATAAAGCAGGGTCCGCAGGAGGTAAGGCGCCGTGCAGCGGATCCCGGCCACAAGAGGGCGCAGCAAGGCCTGGGCAGCGGCATGTGCCTGAAGCAGAGGCCCGGGAATTCGGGCCTTCAGTGCCAGTTCCTGGCGGGCGAAGCAAATTCGCCAGCAGAGCCCATCCTCCTCTTTGGCTCCGAAGCCCGGCACAAGGTAGTAAGAAGTAGGCCCAGCGGCTAGGGGACCCATCCAGGCGTGGGTCCGGGTTCTTTCGGGCCAGCCAGTCACGGAGATCCCTGGCACCAAGTCAAAGAGCAGAAGCCGGGGGGGAGGGCCCGGAGTGGACAGAAGAATAGTAGTGACTCCGGCATGGCGGGCAGCATGGACCAGGCGCGGAGCGCCCGGAGTGGGAGTTAAGGAGACAGCTACGGCAGATAGCGAGGAAAAAAACCAGGAAGCCACTTGGGTGGGGCACAAAGCGGGCCAGTTTTCCTGAGGATCCCGCCCCCAAGACTCTACGACTGGCTGTCCAGGAAGTTGCTCTGTGACGTAATTGCGCGGTTCTTCCAATAAACTGCTATTCTCCGAATCCTTCAAGTCGCCGCGTAGTCCCTCAACTGGCGCGGACAACTCGAGATCAGAGGCTTCCAGCCACCGCGGAGACGCCGCTGCAGTCTCCGTCTCTGTGACGTCACATGGAGACTTCTCCAATGGGCACCCCCTTTTTACCTCCCCTTTCTCCCACAGCTGCGTTGGGGCAGAAGGCCCAAGGCAGTCATGCCACGCCTCCAGGGCAGTGGTCCCGTCCACTCGCGCTGGGAGGCGGAGCCACGCACTGCCAGATTCCAGTTCGAGGTCGGGCTTCGCCCCCTGGCGGTCCAGCCAAAGCAAGGGCACCAAAAGCGTGAAGCCGGCATCGTAGTGGGGTCCCCGGATGTAGGGGCCCAGGGGCCCAGCCCCCAGATCGAGAGAGCCCTCGCGGACTCCACCTCGTAGTAGCAGAAGCTCGGTCCGCTCAGGGACCCGGGGGTCCCGTTGGTGGATTAGACCTGAAGATAAGGGAAGGGGGTCAGCCAAGGCTCTTTCTCGGGCAGAGCTGAGAACTCACGTGGGGTCACTGGAGAGAGGTCAGGAGGGACCAGAGGTGACACACTTACTAAGCAGAGAGAAGACAAAGTCCTTAGCTCGGAGGAGGTCGGCCCCGGGCTTTGGCCCACCGTGCCAGCTCTCTTGAACCCCGAGC
It includes:
- the TMEM102 gene encoding transmembrane protein 102 codes for the protein MMRRSHSAAGCHPNVATLETQRSPMDHGDRGKVFSPFFFTPYDQQRSFAIIPSNPQIAVFPNFSPHMASTVWGGTPWWGPPPPAPARPLTDLDFCSGAQLQELTQLIQELGVQESWHGGPKPGADLLRAKDFVFSLLSLIHQRDPRVPERTELLLLRGGVREGSLDLGAGPLGPYIRGPHYDAGFTLLVPLLWLDRQGAKPDLELESGSAWLRLPARVDGTTALEAWHDCLGPSAPTQLWEKGEVKRGCPLEKSPCDVTETETAAASPRWLEASDLELSAPVEGLRGDLKDSENSSLLEEPRNYVTEQLPGQPVVESWGRDPQENWPALCPTQVASWFFSSLSAVAVSLTPTPGAPRLVHAARHAGVTTILLSTPGPPPRLLLFDLVPGISVTGWPERTRTHAWMGPLAAGPTSYYLVPGFGAKEEDGLCWRICFARQELALKARIPGPLLQAHAAAQALLRPLVAGIRCTAPYLLRTLLYWACERLPALYLGRPENAGACCLGLLDELSRGLEARALPDYFLEGRELAPGEWAAELTGALARLRGDPIGALRAAVEEAKIARKGGGVVGGGH